The Neobacillus sp. PS3-34 genome has a window encoding:
- a CDS encoding ferritin-like domain-containing protein, with the protein MYSNYDFYNNNPYFYNSYRAPVDTQLVTNIQKAINGEFSAIACYEKLARMATKQSERKQILEIQKDEKRHLEEFQRIYSNLTGSQPTAKITEGCPNSYKPGLEFAFKDEQETVDFYHEIAYRAQDLFIKEAFLRAAADEQNHAVWFLFFIQKNKK; encoded by the coding sequence ATGTATTCAAATTATGATTTTTATAATAATAATCCTTACTTTTATAATTCTTATCGTGCACCTGTCGACACACAATTAGTTACTAATATTCAGAAGGCCATTAATGGAGAATTTAGTGCAATTGCCTGTTATGAAAAGTTAGCCAGAATGGCGACTAAACAAAGTGAAAGGAAGCAGATTCTTGAAATCCAAAAGGATGAAAAACGCCACTTGGAGGAATTTCAAAGAATTTATAGCAATCTTACTGGAAGCCAGCCAACAGCCAAAATCACTGAAGGCTGCCCGAACTCATACAAACCCGGCCTTGAATTTGCGTTTAAAGATGAGCAGGAAACGGTTGATTTTTACCATGAAATAGCATACAGGGCACAAGACCTTTTTATTAAAGAAGCCTTTCTCCGTGCAGCAGCAGATGAACAAAATCATGCTGTTTGGTTTTTATTTTTTATTCAAAAAAACAAAAAATAA
- a CDS encoding glutathione S-transferase C-terminal domain-containing protein → MSDLNKEKSLALANEIKADGSFNRQVNRFTTAFGEGSDELPVEAGRYRLLWSAVCPWAHRSVIVRRILGLEDVISLGTASPMRPNLPHVDWEFSLDENGVDPVLGIRYMSEIYKNTDPAYSGRPTVPVMVDVKEQKVVNNDYFKLTNYFETAWAPLHKDIAPDLYPEKLRHDIDALNDVIFNDVNNGVYKCGFARSQEAYEEAYDTLFARLDELEGRLSQQRFLFGDYITDSDVRLYATLVRFDAAYYSAFKANRNRIIDFPNLWGYLRDLYQTPGFGDTTDFHAIKVHYHLSNHIATDDQKSKNILPKGPDLSGLHSKHNREVLSNKEEKFLNRKG, encoded by the coding sequence ATGTCAGATTTAAATAAAGAAAAAAGCCTGGCTTTAGCTAATGAAATCAAAGCGGATGGTTCGTTTAATCGCCAGGTAAATCGATTTACAACTGCTTTTGGGGAAGGATCTGATGAACTGCCTGTTGAAGCGGGGCGTTATCGGTTATTATGGTCAGCCGTCTGCCCATGGGCGCATCGATCGGTGATTGTCCGCCGAATCCTTGGTTTGGAGGACGTCATCAGCTTGGGTACAGCAAGTCCAATGCGGCCAAATCTTCCTCATGTCGACTGGGAATTTTCTTTAGATGAAAATGGGGTAGATCCTGTACTTGGGATTCGCTATATGAGTGAAATCTATAAAAATACTGACCCTGCTTATAGCGGGAGGCCAACGGTTCCAGTTATGGTGGATGTGAAGGAACAAAAGGTCGTGAACAATGATTATTTTAAACTGACAAACTACTTTGAAACAGCCTGGGCACCGCTACACAAGGATATTGCTCCAGATTTATACCCGGAAAAACTTCGCCACGATATTGATGCACTAAACGATGTTATTTTTAACGATGTAAATAATGGTGTATATAAATGCGGTTTTGCCCGCTCACAGGAAGCATATGAAGAAGCCTATGACACCTTGTTTGCTAGATTGGATGAACTGGAGGGACGTCTTTCACAGCAGCGATTCTTATTTGGAGATTATATCACCGATTCAGATGTCCGGCTGTATGCAACGTTAGTCCGATTTGATGCAGCGTATTATTCAGCCTTTAAGGCGAATCGAAACCGAATAATTGATTTCCCTAATTTATGGGGCTATTTGAGAGACTTATATCAAACACCTGGTTTTGGCGATACAACCGATTTCCATGCGATTAAAGTGCATTATCATTTATCGAATCATATCGCAACAGATGATCAAAAAAGCAAAAACATTCTACCGAAGGGACCCGACCTTTCTGGCCTACATTCCAAACATAATCGAGAAGTTTTAAGCAATAAAGAGGAAAAGTTTTTAAATCGGAAGGGTTGA
- a CDS encoding CPBP family intramembrane glutamic endopeptidase, which produces MFSICLQVFFQGIFVGFSEEMLMRPAIHRTLQQILPAHFRFFKWKCSNAMVITAILFGVLHFGNLGRQPIAINLLNVVYATIIGIIIGIYYEKTKSFIGSVIIHNFIDITGVLNVIIVSL; this is translated from the coding sequence GTGTTTTCTATTTGCTTGCAAGTATTTTTTCAAGGAATATTCGTGGGGTTTAGTGAAGAAATGCTGATGAGACCTGCAATACACCGGACACTTCAACAAATTCTTCCTGCACACTTTCGCTTTTTTAAGTGGAAATGCTCCAATGCAATGGTTATAACCGCAATCCTTTTTGGTGTCTTGCATTTTGGTAATCTTGGAAGACAACCAATTGCGATCAACTTATTAAATGTAGTATACGCGACAATTATAGGTATCATCATCGGAATATATTATGAAAAAACGAAGAGCTTTATTGGCAGTGTAATTATACATAATTTTATCGACATCACAGGGGTACTTAACGTTATTATAGTAAGCTTATAA